The following proteins are encoded in a genomic region of Spirochaetota bacterium:
- a CDS encoding methylenetetrahydrofolate reductase C-terminal domain-containing protein, giving the protein MIIGESKPLDEILNTISDKKKILLVGCRGCVTVCSAGGQKEVEILSSSINIAREKEGNPIEIKEVTLERQCDPEYLEELRGYIDDYEAVLSMACGAGVQFLAEKYRRIHVSPAINTNFIGVTEEQGVWTERCQACGNCVLDTTGGICPITRCSKSLLNGPCGGSSDGKCEIDSEVDCGWQLIYDRLKELDALDLFEEVIPIKDWSVSRDGGPRRIVREDLKV; this is encoded by the coding sequence ATGATAATTGGTGAAAGTAAGCCATTAGATGAAATCCTTAACACTATATCCGACAAAAAAAAAATATTACTAGTCGGATGCAGGGGATGTGTTACCGTCTGTTCAGCTGGTGGCCAGAAGGAGGTGGAAATTCTTTCTTCTTCAATTAATATTGCAAGAGAGAAGGAGGGTAATCCGATAGAGATCAAGGAAGTCACACTTGAAAGGCAGTGTGATCCCGAATATTTGGAGGAACTCCGTGGTTATATTGATGATTATGAGGCTGTATTATCTATGGCCTGTGGAGCTGGAGTACAGTTTCTTGCAGAAAAATACAGGAGGATACACGTTAGCCCAGCAATAAATACTAATTTTATTGGCGTCACAGAGGAGCAGGGGGTATGGACTGAGAGATGTCAGGCATGCGGAAATTGTGTATTGGATACGACAGGAGGCATATGCCCAATAACCCGATGCTCTAAAAGCCTGTTAAATGGTCCCTGCGGAGGCTCGAGTGATGGGAAGTGTGAGATTGATTCAGAGGTGGATTGTGGTTGGCAGCTTATTTACGATAGATTAAAGGAGTTGGATGCTCTGGATTTGTTTGAAGAGGTTATCCCAATAAAGGATTGGTCCGTAAGCCGTGACGGTGGGCCGAGAAGGATTGTAAGGGAGGATCTAAAGGTATGA
- a CDS encoding hydrogenase iron-sulfur subunit, whose product MDEFEPIILAFCCSFUGYSAADLAGSMRAQYSTNIRIIRVPCTGKVDVIHILKAFESGVDGVYVVGCEEGNCNFQTGNLRARRRVERVKRILEDIGIESGRVEMKNLGAGDGPKFVAYAKEMVDKIREIGPSPIRPKEVKANKANLDEMSI is encoded by the coding sequence ATGGATGAGTTCGAACCTATTATTCTGGCTTTCTGTTGTAGTTTTTGAGGGTATTCAGCAGCGGACCTGGCAGGTTCAATGAGAGCACAATATTCTACCAATATTAGAATTATAAGGGTACCATGCACAGGCAAGGTAGATGTTATTCATATATTAAAGGCTTTTGAGTCTGGTGTGGATGGGGTTTATGTGGTTGGATGTGAAGAGGGAAATTGCAACTTTCAAACAGGAAATTTACGAGCAAGAAGAAGGGTAGAGAGAGTTAAGAGGATATTAGAGGATATAGGTATTGAGAGTGGAAGGGTTGAGATGAAAAATTTAGGCGCTGGAGATGGTCCAAAATTTGTCGCTTATGCAAAGGAGATGGTTGATAAGATTAGAGAAATCGGTCCAAGTCCAATAAGACCCAAAGAGGTAAAGGCTAATAAAGCTAACCTAGATGAGATGTCTATATAG
- a CDS encoding FAD-dependent oxidoreductase: protein MNETIDKTNGCVGAVMVVGGGIGGIQASLDLSNSGFKVYLVEETTSIGGRMSQLDKTFPTNDCSMCIISPKLVEVGKDRNIEVITYSSVEEVEGEAGNFRVKILERPRYIDLEKCTGCGECAKNCPVEMPNEFNVFLDYRNAVYKRYPQAIPNAFAINKNDRAPCVMTCPANTNVQGYIALVAKEKFEEAYNVIIDRNPLPSICGRVCHHPCEGECNRGQIDEPVAINNIKRFVANRVREDRKASDIKVERAEIDLNRSKTAVIGGGPSGLTCARDLIQDGYPVTIFEAEDKLGGAMRYGIPDYRLPKEYLDWDIQNIIDLGIDVKTGERLGKDFTIESLKDKGYKAVYIGVGLPCARRIPFKGSDQNGVIWGIDFLKEVNLGKNPRIGKDVVVIGGGNVAIDVAMTAKRQGGERVAVVSLESREEMPAHEWEILDAVEEGIELNPSWGPDEILGEDGNVTGIRLNACTRVFDNDGKFNPEFDYNRKSEIETDTIIIAIGQAADLDWIGDNSPIERQGGGIKADALTLATNIEGVFAGGDVVYGPKSVVEAIDHGHRAAESIKRYIQGEDIAQGREIVEKKPAELPDERPYLVIPRHYAQKADINNRSGNYNEIEYTFTQEMAVAEAKRCLDCGICCECLQCLAACQADAIKHDDIPRIRNIDVGSIILIPGFDPFDASIKGRYGYGRFENVVTSLQFERILSASGPFEGEVMRPSDNSHPRKVAWIQCVGSRDTTCDNDYCSSVCCMYATKEAIIAREHDNRIEPTIFYMDIRAFGKEFDSYYERARDEHGVRFIRSMVSDLEEDPDNDNIIIKYINETGSSIREEFDLVVLSIGMVPSQGAINLSKKLEIDIDRYGFCETSTFEPLNTSRDGIYVSGVFQSPKDIPETVAQSSGAAAYAESLLFSARGEMIEEVEYPPERDITGEDPRIGVFVCHCGINIGGVVNVPSIKEYALTLPDVVFADENLYTCSQDTQQKIRDAIIDNNLNRVIVASCSPRTHEPLFQSTIREAGLNRYLFEMANIRDQCSWVHQQEKERATEKARDLVRMAVANARLLSPLQEQFLDVTHKGLVIGGGLAGMHAALRLAEQGFDVTLVEKESELGGNLKDIYYTIHGDDVQAYLDTLVKSVESHERIIVVKNAVIDNFEGYKGNFVTSLLIGPAMRTMRVEHGITIVATGAEESKPKEYLYGENDRVLTQMEFENRIVNNKDSIKDSKEFVMIQCVGSRNEERPYCSRVCCSVAIKNALKIKGMNPDARVYILYRDIRTYGLLEEYYTKAREMGVIFIRYDLDNMPEVTDAHGTLSVSVNDPVLGLRIEINPDILILSSATIPRENEELSTMLKIDRTRDDFYLEAHMKLRPVDFANDGIYMCGMAHNPKLIDETISQAAAAAARAAIVLSKDKLQADAVIAQVNPELCAACLTCVRVCSNKVPFINNDGVAEINPALCRGCGSCASDCPGKAIELQHFRDAQLIAKCEESIEYIKEIQEVKEVAYG from the coding sequence ATGAATGAAACAATAGACAAAACAAATGGCTGTGTTGGCGCTGTCATGGTTGTTGGAGGGGGTATTGGAGGGATACAGGCATCGCTAGACCTTTCAAACTCAGGTTTTAAGGTTTATCTGGTTGAGGAAACAACCTCTATCGGTGGTAGGATGTCTCAACTCGACAAAACTTTTCCTACTAATGACTGCTCAATGTGCATAATATCGCCCAAGCTCGTGGAGGTAGGCAAAGATAGAAATATTGAAGTTATAACATATTCGAGTGTAGAGGAGGTTGAGGGGGAAGCCGGTAATTTTAGGGTTAAAATACTCGAAAGACCAAGATATATTGACCTGGAGAAGTGCACAGGCTGCGGAGAGTGCGCTAAAAACTGCCCTGTTGAGATGCCTAATGAGTTTAATGTCTTTTTAGATTATAGGAATGCAGTGTACAAGAGGTATCCACAGGCTATTCCCAATGCATTTGCTATCAATAAGAATGATAGAGCGCCTTGTGTTATGACCTGTCCAGCAAATACAAATGTTCAGGGTTATATCGCTTTGGTCGCAAAAGAAAAATTTGAGGAGGCCTATAATGTCATTATTGATCGCAATCCGCTTCCCTCAATTTGTGGAAGGGTCTGCCATCATCCATGTGAGGGTGAGTGTAATCGTGGTCAGATAGACGAACCGGTTGCTATCAATAATATTAAACGTTTTGTCGCTAATAGGGTTCGCGAGGACCGCAAGGCATCGGATATAAAGGTTGAAAGGGCTGAAATTGATTTGAATAGGTCTAAAACTGCTGTTATTGGCGGAGGCCCTTCCGGTCTAACATGCGCCCGTGATTTGATACAGGATGGATATCCTGTGACAATCTTTGAAGCTGAGGATAAACTGGGAGGCGCAATGCGCTATGGGATTCCTGATTACAGACTGCCTAAGGAATACCTTGATTGGGATATACAGAATATAATCGATCTTGGAATTGATGTTAAAACAGGTGAAAGACTGGGGAAGGATTTTACAATAGAGTCATTAAAGGATAAGGGTTATAAGGCAGTATATATTGGTGTAGGATTGCCCTGTGCTAGAAGGATTCCTTTTAAGGGATCTGATCAGAATGGCGTTATCTGGGGGATCGATTTTCTAAAAGAGGTAAACCTTGGCAAGAATCCGAGGATTGGGAAGGATGTAGTGGTTATTGGTGGGGGGAATGTGGCTATTGACGTTGCAATGACAGCAAAGCGACAGGGAGGAGAGAGGGTCGCTGTGGTCTCCCTTGAGAGCAGAGAAGAGATGCCGGCTCATGAATGGGAGATACTGGATGCTGTTGAGGAAGGAATTGAGTTGAATCCCTCTTGGGGGCCTGATGAAATACTCGGTGAGGATGGCAATGTTACAGGAATTCGTCTTAATGCCTGTACAAGGGTATTTGATAATGATGGCAAATTCAATCCCGAATTTGACTATAATCGAAAATCAGAAATCGAAACTGATACCATAATCATAGCAATAGGTCAGGCAGCTGATCTTGATTGGATAGGCGATAACTCACCTATTGAGAGACAGGGCGGGGGTATTAAAGCAGATGCTCTTACACTTGCTACGAATATAGAGGGTGTATTTGCTGGGGGCGATGTTGTATATGGACCAAAATCGGTTGTTGAGGCTATTGATCATGGACATAGGGCAGCAGAGAGTATAAAGCGTTATATTCAAGGAGAAGATATTGCCCAAGGACGTGAGATAGTTGAGAAAAAACCTGCTGAATTGCCTGATGAGAGACCATACTTAGTCATTCCTCGTCATTATGCTCAAAAGGCTGATATAAATAACCGATCCGGAAATTATAATGAGATTGAATATACATTCACACAGGAGATGGCAGTAGCAGAGGCTAAGCGTTGTCTGGACTGTGGCATTTGTTGTGAATGTCTGCAATGTTTAGCCGCATGCCAAGCTGATGCCATTAAGCACGATGATATTCCTCGGATACGGAATATCGACGTAGGTTCAATAATATTGATTCCCGGATTTGATCCCTTTGATGCTAGCATTAAAGGGAGGTATGGATATGGACGATTTGAGAATGTTGTGACCAGCCTGCAATTTGAAAGGATATTATCAGCATCCGGTCCATTTGAGGGCGAGGTGATGCGTCCATCTGACAATAGTCATCCACGAAAGGTCGCTTGGATTCAATGTGTCGGATCGCGTGACACGACATGCGATAATGATTATTGCTCCTCTGTCTGCTGTATGTATGCCACCAAGGAGGCCATCATAGCCAGGGAGCATGATAATAGAATTGAACCAACAATATTCTATATGGATATACGAGCCTTTGGCAAGGAATTTGACTCCTACTATGAGAGGGCAAGGGATGAACATGGTGTTAGGTTTATCAGAAGCATGGTGTCTGATCTGGAGGAGGATCCTGATAATGATAATATTATTATCAAATACATCAATGAAACCGGCAGCAGCATAAGGGAGGAGTTTGATCTCGTTGTTTTATCTATCGGGATGGTGCCATCACAGGGCGCTATCAACCTGAGTAAAAAGCTTGAAATTGATATTGATAGGTATGGATTTTGTGAAACATCAACCTTTGAACCATTGAACACATCAAGGGATGGGATCTATGTCTCAGGTGTTTTCCAGTCGCCAAAGGATATTCCTGAGACCGTGGCTCAATCCAGCGGCGCTGCGGCCTATGCAGAGTCTCTTCTCTTCTCTGCAAGGGGAGAGATGATTGAGGAGGTGGAATATCCCCCTGAACGAGATATAACTGGCGAAGATCCGCGGATTGGCGTGTTTGTATGCCATTGCGGGATAAATATCGGTGGTGTTGTAAACGTACCATCAATAAAAGAATACGCCCTAACGCTACCAGATGTGGTCTTTGCGGATGAAAATTTATACACATGCTCACAGGATACTCAGCAGAAGATAAGGGATGCAATAATCGATAATAATTTAAACAGGGTTATTGTGGCCTCCTGCTCCCCTAGAACACACGAGCCCCTCTTTCAGTCCACCATAAGGGAGGCTGGACTGAATAGATATCTCTTTGAGATGGCCAATATCAGGGATCAGTGTTCTTGGGTTCATCAGCAAGAGAAGGAAAGGGCGACTGAGAAGGCAAGGGACCTAGTAAGAATGGCAGTAGCAAACGCTAGATTATTATCGCCTCTGCAGGAGCAGTTTCTCGATGTCACACATAAGGGATTAGTTATAGGGGGTGGCCTTGCTGGTATGCATGCTGCATTGAGATTAGCTGAACAGGGTTTTGATGTGACATTGGTTGAAAAGGAATCTGAGCTTGGGGGCAACCTGAAGGATATCTATTATACAATACATGGAGATGATGTTCAGGCATATCTCGATACATTGGTCAAAAGTGTTGAATCTCATGAGAGGATAATCGTTGTGAAAAATGCTGTTATAGATAATTTCGAGGGTTATAAGGGCAACTTTGTTACAAGTCTGCTTATTGGGCCTGCGATGCGCACAATGAGGGTTGAACACGGAATAACGATTGTGGCAACCGGAGCAGAGGAGTCTAAGCCAAAGGAGTATCTATATGGCGAGAATGATCGTGTCTTAACGCAGATGGAGTTTGAAAACAGGATAGTAAATAATAAAGACTCTATCAAGGATAGCAAAGAATTTGTAATGATTCAATGTGTGGGATCGAGGAATGAAGAGCGTCCCTATTGCAGCAGAGTCTGCTGTTCTGTTGCCATTAAGAATGCATTAAAGATCAAGGGGATGAATCCTGACGCGAGGGTATACATATTATACAGGGATATTCGAACATACGGGCTCTTAGAGGAATACTATACAAAAGCAAGAGAGATGGGGGTTATCTTTATAAGATATGATTTGGATAATATGCCTGAGGTAACTGATGCCCATGGAACACTTAGCGTATCTGTCAATGATCCAGTGTTGGGGTTAAGAATTGAAATTAATCCTGATATATTGATATTAAGCAGTGCTACCATACCAAGAGAAAATGAAGAATTATCAACAATGTTGAAGATAGACCGAACAAGAGATGATTTTTATCTTGAGGCGCATATGAAACTTCGTCCTGTTGACTTTGCTAATGATGGGATCTATATGTGCGGAATGGCTCATAATCCTAAATTGATTGATGAAACTATATCACAGGCTGCGGCAGCAGCGGCTCGCGCCGCGATCGTCTTATCAAAGGATAAGCTACAGGCTGATGCTGTAATAGCGCAGGTTAATCCTGAGTTATGCGCAGCCTGTCTCACATGTGTTAGAGTCTGCTCAAATAAGGTTCCTTTTATCAACAATGATGGTGTTGCAGAGATAAATCCAGCGCTATGTCGTGGATGCGGATCATGCGCAAGTGATTGTCCAGGCAAGGCTATTGAACTCCAGCATTTTAGAGATGCACAGTTAATTGCAAAATGCGAAGAATCCATAGAATATATTAAAGAAATTCAAGAAGTAAAGGAGGTAGCTTATGGATGA
- a CDS encoding CoB--CoM heterodisulfide reductase iron-sulfur subunit B family protein, protein MKYALFLGCTIPARLKQYETSARAVLENLNIELIDIPDFNCCGYPIRNFDNDSYLLSSARNIAIAQSQDLDLLTLCKCCYGSLKNAEHTMKEDPDKREKINVYLKSEGFEFKDGIEIRHMLSVLYHDVGIESLREKIIKPYKNINIATHYGCHALRPSDIVNFDDPVNPSLFDQLVEITGANSINWSKRLDCCGAPLLGVNDELSMDIMEEKLRNGKDSGADYLCVACPYCHLQFDHGQRMMISDRDLSESLSSLLYTQLLGLSMGIESDSLQIESNEFDISGIRNYL, encoded by the coding sequence ATGAAATATGCGCTATTTCTCGGATGCACGATACCAGCAAGGTTAAAACAATATGAGACCTCAGCCAGGGCTGTCTTAGAAAATCTAAATATTGAGCTTATAGATATCCCTGATTTTAACTGCTGTGGTTATCCGATAAGAAATTTCGATAATGATTCATATCTTCTATCTTCAGCCAGAAATATTGCTATTGCTCAATCACAGGATTTGGACCTTCTAACTCTATGCAAATGCTGTTACGGAAGCCTCAAGAATGCAGAGCATACAATGAAAGAGGATCCAGATAAACGAGAAAAGATCAATGTCTATTTAAAATCTGAAGGGTTTGAATTCAAGGACGGTATTGAGATTAGACATATGCTTTCTGTTCTGTACCATGATGTTGGGATTGAATCTCTAAGGGAGAAGATAATAAAACCTTATAAGAATATTAACATAGCCACTCATTATGGCTGTCATGCCCTGAGACCCAGTGATATAGTTAATTTTGATGATCCTGTTAATCCATCACTCTTTGACCAACTTGTTGAAATAACCGGAGCAAATAGCATCAATTGGTCCAAGAGATTAGATTGCTGCGGCGCTCCTCTTCTAGGTGTAAATGATGAGCTATCAATGGATATTATGGAGGAGAAGTTGAGGAACGGAAAGGATAGCGGCGCTGATTATCTATGTGTAGCCTGTCCTTACTGTCATCTCCAATTTGATCATGGTCAAAGGATGATGATCTCAGATAGAGATTTATCCGAAAGTCTTTCATCTCTGCTATATACACAACTTCTCGGTCTCTCTATGGGAATAGAATCTGATTCATTACAAATTGAATCCAACGAATTTGATATTAGCGGTATTAGGAATTATTTATAA
- a CDS encoding 4Fe-4S dicluster domain-containing protein — MFYTISLYVSLVIFGLGLLYKLSIWFTRKIGKDAEDITASKRIATAFAGIFTTLFSSKFFTLLKVFLLDVILQRKLLKQDFLKWLMHIFIYFGFLLLLFMHAMEKIITSNLFDDYYSTLNPFMFLRDLFGLLVILGILIAVYRRFILKVPRLSTNGMDVYAIIIIIIIILSGVLLEGVKITSYSRYQEMVEEYSSTDAKDDLQSLELYWIREFLIVPPIEPKEFDEATLRFGQKMHDENCSECHSNPKWAFTGYITAGIIKPVAHELDKSNIRTFLLYIHFIAVFMALAYLPFSKMFHIITTPISLLVNSVIKEDGESNPANIATKQVMELDACTHCSTCSLRCSALAAYLMTGNSNILPSEKITHIKALINGRKMTEDEMVSLQEGVYICTNCDRCTVVCPSGIDLKNLWFQVKEQLIHNGHPTSLVLSPFSFSRGLMRDRIDLEYYSKPIVASKADLTTKLEEIKNEKPVISLSKLDRDFLTELDLSIVAGTYTKCFSCSTCTSSCPVVSNYEEPSDVLGLLPHQIIHSAALGLKEIAMGSKMLWDCLTCYKCQENCPQGVRVTEVFYKLKNMSKRGANSPNVGVDKAKLA, encoded by the coding sequence ATGTTTTATACAATCAGTTTGTATGTATCATTGGTAATTTTTGGGCTTGGCTTGCTCTATAAATTATCAATATGGTTCACTCGAAAAATAGGCAAAGATGCCGAGGATATTACTGCTTCTAAAAGAATTGCCACTGCCTTTGCAGGCATTTTCACTACTCTTTTTAGCAGTAAATTCTTCACACTCCTAAAGGTATTTTTGCTTGACGTAATACTGCAGAGAAAACTCCTAAAACAAGACTTCCTGAAATGGTTAATGCATATATTTATTTATTTTGGTTTCCTGCTTCTCCTGTTTATGCATGCCATGGAAAAAATAATAACCTCAAATCTCTTTGATGACTACTATTCAACCCTCAACCCGTTTATGTTTTTAAGAGATCTCTTTGGTCTTTTGGTGATTTTGGGGATTTTGATCGCAGTCTATCGGAGGTTTATTCTCAAAGTGCCCCGCCTTTCGACAAACGGGATGGATGTGTACGCTATCATAATAATAATTATTATCATATTGTCAGGCGTTCTTCTCGAAGGAGTAAAGATAACATCATACTCCAGATACCAGGAGATGGTTGAGGAATACAGTTCAACAGACGCTAAAGATGATTTGCAAAGCCTGGAGTTGTACTGGATAAGAGAATTTTTAATTGTGCCACCTATAGAACCCAAGGAATTTGATGAAGCTACTCTCCGTTTTGGTCAAAAAATGCATGACGAGAATTGTTCTGAATGTCACTCAAATCCCAAATGGGCCTTTACTGGCTACATAACGGCTGGTATTATTAAACCCGTTGCTCATGAACTGGATAAGTCCAATATTAGAACCTTTTTACTATATATCCACTTTATTGCCGTCTTTATGGCTCTTGCATATCTTCCATTTAGCAAGATGTTTCATATTATCACAACTCCAATCAGCTTGTTAGTGAATTCTGTAATTAAAGAGGATGGAGAAAGCAATCCTGCCAACATTGCAACAAAGCAGGTCATGGAACTAGATGCATGTACTCATTGCAGCACATGCAGCCTTCGTTGTTCAGCATTAGCCGCATATCTAATGACGGGTAATTCAAATATACTACCATCAGAGAAAATAACCCATATCAAGGCGTTAATAAATGGTAGAAAAATGACAGAGGATGAGATGGTGAGCCTTCAAGAGGGTGTTTACATATGTACTAATTGTGATCGATGCACTGTTGTTTGTCCTTCAGGGATTGATCTCAAAAATCTCTGGTTTCAAGTAAAGGAACAACTAATACATAATGGACATCCCACATCGCTCGTTCTCTCCCCCTTTTCATTCAGTAGAGGACTAATGAGAGATAGAATAGATTTAGAGTATTATTCAAAGCCAATAGTTGCTTCAAAAGCAGATCTAACAACAAAACTTGAAGAGATTAAAAATGAAAAACCGGTCATCTCCCTTTCCAAGCTGGACAGAGACTTTCTAACAGAGCTTGATCTATCAATCGTTGCGGGCACATACACAAAATGCTTTAGCTGTAGTACATGCACTTCCTCATGCCCAGTAGTCAGTAATTATGAAGAACCATCAGATGTTTTGGGTTTACTGCCTCATCAAATTATTCATTCTGCCGCCCTGGGTCTCAAAGAGATTGCAATGGGATCAAAGATGCTGTGGGATTGCCTTACCTGTTATAAGTGTCAAGAGAACTGTCCACAAGGAGTCCGCGTTACAGAGGTGTTTTATAAACTAAAAAATATGTCGAAAAGGGGCGCCAATAGCCCTAATGTAGGTGTAGATAAAGCGAAATTAGCTTAG
- a CDS encoding methylenetetrahydrofolate reductase has translation MGLIDSLQSGNFVIIAEIDPPKGTDTSSLLETVNHLKGRVDALLVTDMPSAVMKMGSIATGSFLKNQGFDIIANITCRDKNVIALQSDILSASFIGIENIYITDGDDITFGDHPHAKAVNEVTAVELISIVAGMKNGVDHNDNTLDGTPKLNTGAYLNFNTSEKILIDKIEHLRKQDVTFFITDAVFDLEAFGDFSNKVKHLNIPIIANMILLKSAATARFLNKHVNGVDVPDSIIERLTSAGDKQKESMAITAELINGLKSLCNGVNIMAMGWEAKIPYFLDAAKV, from the coding sequence ATGGGTCTTATCGATAGCCTTCAAAGCGGTAATTTTGTGATCATTGCAGAGATTGATCCGCCAAAGGGCACGGATACGTCATCGCTTCTTGAAACAGTCAATCACCTAAAAGGGAGAGTTGATGCCCTTCTTGTAACTGATATGCCGAGTGCAGTAATGAAGATGGGTTCTATTGCCACCGGCTCTTTTTTGAAAAATCAGGGTTTTGATATTATTGCAAATATTACATGTAGAGACAAAAATGTAATTGCACTACAATCAGATATACTCAGCGCATCCTTTATAGGAATTGAAAATATATATATTACAGATGGGGATGATATAACATTTGGTGATCATCCACATGCGAAAGCAGTTAACGAGGTTACCGCTGTTGAATTGATTTCTATTGTAGCAGGGATGAAAAATGGTGTAGATCATAATGATAATACTCTTGATGGAACGCCCAAATTAAATACTGGAGCATATTTAAACTTTAATACCTCAGAAAAAATTCTAATCGATAAAATTGAGCATCTGCGTAAACAGGATGTTACATTTTTTATCACTGATGCTGTTTTTGATCTTGAGGCATTTGGAGATTTTAGCAATAAAGTGAAGCATCTCAATATTCCCATTATTGCTAACATGATATTATTGAAATCTGCCGCGACTGCAAGATTTCTTAACAAGCATGTGAATGGTGTGGATGTTCCAGACAGCATAATTGAAAGGCTGACCTCTGCTGGAGATAAACAAAAGGAGAGTATGGCCATAACAGCAGAGCTTATAAATGGTCTTAAGAGTCTTTGTAATGGGGTAAATATTATGGCCATGGGTTGGGAGGCTAAGATCCCTTACTTTCTGGATGCTGCGAAGGTATAG